Part of the Paludisphaera borealis genome, AGGGGAGGGGCGACTCCACAGCACGACCCTTTTCGGGATCGGCGAGTCACTGTCTTGCAGCCACACCGGTTCGGGTCCGCTCTTCGGAGAAGAGGGCCGATCGGGGTGGTCAAGCCGCTTGGCTGTTAGGACCGGTCGGCTGAGACGATCGCTCGTCGTGCACGTCCGGCCTATCGACCTGGTCGTCTTCCAGGAGCCTACGCAGGAAATCCTGCTGGAAACCTCATCTCGGAGGGGGCTTCGCGCTTAGATGCCTTCAGCGCTTATCCTGTCCCGACCTAGCTACCCGGCGGTGCCCTTAGCAGGACAGCCGGTACACCAGAGGTCGGTCCTCCCCAATCCTCTCGTACTAGGGGAGACTCTCCTCAAGTTTCCTACGCCCACGGCAGATAGGGACCGACCTGTCTCACGACGGTCTGAACCCAGCTCGCGTACCGCTTTCATTGGCGAACAGCCAAACCCTTGGGACCTTCTCCAGCCCCAGGATGCGATGAGCCGACATCGAGGTGCCAAACCTCCCCGCCGCTAGGGACGCTCGGGGGAGATCAGCCTGTTATCCCCGGAGTACCTTTTATCTGTTGAGCGACGGCCTTTCCATCCAGCACCGCCGGATCACTAACGCCGACTTTCGTCTCTGCTCGACGCATACGTCTCGCAGTCAGGCACCCTTGTACGTTTGCGCTCGTGTTGCCCGATTGCCGACCGGGCCGAGGGTACCATGGCGCTCCTCCGTTACTCTTTGGGAGGAGACCGCCCCAGTCAAACTGCCCGATGAGCACGGTCCCGACGCGGGCTACGCGTCGGTGAGGGCCAACGATCATTCAGGGTGGTATTTCACCAGTGGCTCGCCGACGGCTGGCGCCGCCGGGTCGAAGCCTCCCACCTATCCTACACAGAACGAGCATTGGACCAGTGCCAACCTGCAGTAAAGGTTCACGGGGTCTTTCCGTCTAACCGCGGGTACGTGGCATCTTCACCACGACTACAGTTTCACCGGGTCCCTCGTGGAGACAGTGCTCCAGTCGTTACGCCATTCATGCAGGTCGGAACTTACCCGACAAGGAACTTCGCTACCTTAGGACCGTCATAGTTACGGCCGCCGTTTATCGGGGCTTCGGTCGCCGGCTTCGCTTGCGCTGACTGGCTTCCTCAACCTACCGACACCGAGCAGGCGTCAGACTCTATACGTCTTCTTGCGAATTAGCAGAGTCCTGTGTTTTTGATAAACAGTCGCTAGAGCCGATTCTCTGCGGCTCCCCCTTGCGAGGGAGCACCCCTTGTACCGAAGGTACGGGGTCATTTTGCCGAGTTCCTTCACGAGGGTTCTCCCGAACGCCTTCGGATGCTCACCTAGCACACCTGTGTCGGATTGCGGTACGGGCCGGCGGGTCGTCCCGAGGGGGCTTTTCGCGGCCGAGACTTCCAGAGGCTTCCAGATCAAGCTGTCGGCCTTGCGGCACGGGGGTTTCTAGCGCCCCGACCTCTCTGTTCCCGGCGTCCTCCCTCGTTCAACCTTCCCGCTCGGGCGACGGAATATTAACCGTCTGTCCATCGACTACGCCCTTGGGCCTCGTCTTAGGTCCCGGCTGACCCTGGGCGGATTGACCTTCCCCAGGAAACCTTGTGCTTTCGGCGGACGGGCTTCCCACCCGTCTTATCGTTACTCGTTCCGGCATGCGCACTCGACGCCGCTCCACGGCTCGTTACCCGTGCCGCTTCACTGCTGACGTCGACGCTCTCCTACCATTCTTGCGAATCCGCGACTGCGGCACGACGCTTAGTCCCCGTCATTTTCGGCGCGGGATGGCTCGACCGGTAAGCTGTTACGCACTTTTGAAATGGTGGCTGCTTCTAAGCCAACATCCCGGCTGTCACCGCGATCCCACTTCCTTTACCACTGAGCGTCGCTTTAGGGGCCTTGGTCGGCGGTCTGGGTTGTTTCCCTCTCGAGCATGAAGCTTATCCCCCACACTCTGACTCCCGGGGTCCGGCGTGCGGTATTCGGAGTTGGGTTCCGATGGGTAGCCGGGAAGGCCCCCAGTCGGATTCCGTCGCTCTACCCCCGCACGCTACGTCCCGAGGCTGGCCCTAAAGCCATTTCGGAGAGAACGAGCTATCTCCAGGTTTGATTAGACTTTCACTCCTCCCCACGGGTCCTCCCCCAGTTTTTCAACACTGGTGGGTTCGGTCCTCCACGGCCGGTTAGGGCCGCTTCAACCTGCCCATGGGTAGTTCACCTGGTTTCGCGTCTACCACGCCCGACTCTGACGCCCTGTTCAGACTCGGTTTCCCTACGGCTCCCCCCCTGAAGGGGTTAACCTGGCCGGACACGGTAACTCGCCGGATCATTATGCAAAAGGCACGCGGTCAGGCTGGCTTGCGCCAACGCCCTCCCACCGCTTGTAGGCGCGGGGTTTCAGGTTCAGTCTCCTCCCCTGATCGGGGTTCTTCCCACCGTTCGGTCGCCCTACTGGGTTCGCTATCGGTCGTCATCGAGTACTTAGCCTTGCGGGATGGTCCCCGCGAATTCAGGCCGGGTTTCCCGTGCCCGACCCTACTTGGGTGCCGGATAGGAGAGTCGTCGCTTCGCCTACGGGACTGTCACCCGCTCTGGTGCGATTTTCCAAACGGCTTCGGCTCGCTTCGACTCGTTCCATGGCTCCGGTCCCACGACCCCGAGTGGTGACCCACTCGGTTTGGGCTGGTCCCCGTTCGCTCGCCGCTACTGAGGGAGTCTCGGTTGATTTCTTCTCCTCCAGGTACTGAGATGTTTCAGTTCCCTGGGTTTTCCTCGAGGATTCCGGGATCGACGCTCGTTGGGCAGCTCCCCCGGACATATCGCAGCCTTCCACGCTCGAATTGCTGATGACGCCTAGGCATTCCCCCCGCGCCCTTAGGAGCTTGACCACGCCGATCGGGCCTCCGCCGTCTGGGAAGACCGCGGTGCCGACCTGCGGGCTGCTTGCGGGCCCCGAGGCGTGCGATCCCGGCGTCTCGCGACGCGGCGACCGCTCTCGGGCCCTGACTTTCCAATTCCTAAAGGGTTCGTATCATTCTGTCGCCGCGTCGACGTCTCGTCGATGCGGCGTGAAACTGTGTTGTGGAGTATGCCACTACCCCTGATCGCGAAAGCGTCACAACTCGCGTCATGAGACTTCCGCGGGGATGTAGTGTGAATCCCTCGTCCGTCGCCGCGAACCCCCGTCCGAAGACGAGCTTTCGCGACACGAACTTGGATTCGTGTATGACCAACCACCGAATTGTCAAAAAGCAACGGGAACGGATCAAGCCTCGCGGCCCGAGCCGGTCCCTTTCCTGGCGTTTGTGCCGGCCAGGGGGCGAGGTCGTCCCGAACGAGACGGCCCCGCCCCGCGGCCGGCGGACGCGGAGATCGATTGCAAGAGGGAAGACGGCGTCCGGGGCGGGCTCTTGGAAAAGCCCGGCCCCGGACGTCGTTGTAGCAAGAAGCGTTTCTTTCGGTGTGAACCTTCAGGGGGAGCAGGCGTACGCACGGCGGTCCTCCGGGGAGGAACGGCGCCGACGAGACCTTGGGACGGTCGCGGACGAGGCCTGGCGGCAACTTCCGGATTGAACGTCCCAGGTCGGTTTTCTAAGTATCCTTAGAAAGGAGGTGATCCAACCGCAGGTTCCCCTACGGTTACCTTGTTACGACTTAGTCCCCATCACGGGTTTCATCTTCGGCGCCTGCCTTTCGGCTCCGACGACTTCGGATGCCCCCCGCTTTGGTGGCTTGACGGGCGGTGTGTACAAGGCTCAGGAACACATTCACCGCGGCAATGCTGATCCGCGATTACTAGCGATTCCAGCTTCATGCGGGCGAGTTGCAGCCCGCAATCCGAACTGAGGAGCGGTTTTTGCGATTAGCGCGGCCTTGCGGCCTGGCGACGCTTTGTCCGCCCCATTGTAGCACGTGTGCAGCCCTGGGCATAAGGGCCATGATGACTTGACGTCGTCCCCGCCTTCCTCCGGCTTGACGCCGGCGGTCTGACTAGAGTCCCCACCTTTACGTGCTGGCAACTAGTCACAGGGGTTGCGCTCGTTAGGGGACTTAACCCAACACCTCACGGCACGAGCTGACGACAGCCATGCAGCACCTGCACAGGTTCCACCTTGCGGCGTCACCGACGTTTCCGCCGGCTAATCCCTGCATGTCAAGCCCAGGATAAGGTTTTTCGCGTAGCCTCGAATTAAGCCACATGCTCCACCGCTTGTGTGAGCCCCCGTCAATTCCTTTGAGTTTCAGCCTTGCGACCATACTCCCCAGGCGGAGCACTTCACGGTTTCCCTACGGCAGAGAGCCCATCGGCGAGCCCCCTACCTAGTGCTCATCGTTTACGGCTAGGACTACCGGGGTATCTAATCCCGTTTGCTCCCCTAGCTTTCGCGTCTCAGCGTCAGAAAACGTCCAGGATCTCGCTTTCGCCACGGGCGTTCCTTCCGATCTCAACGCATTTCACCGCTCCACCGGAAGTTCCAGATCCCCCTACGTCCCTCCAGACGGGTCGTTTCGGCCCCACTTCCCCGGTTGAGCCGGGGGCTTTCAGAAGCCGACGCACCCATCCGCCTACACGCGCTTTAAGCCCAGTGATTCCGAATAACGTTCGCACGGTTCGTCTTACCGCGGCTGCTGGCACGAACTTAGCCCGTGCTTCCTCCAGGGATCGGTCAAGGTTGCCCCTTCCTCCCCCTCGACAGGAGTTTACAACCCGAAGGCCTTCATCCTCCACGCGGCGTCGCTCGGTCAGGCTTGCGCCCATTGCCGAAGATTCTCGACTGCAGCCTCCCGTAAGAGTCTGGGCAGTGTCTCAGTCCCAGTGTGCCGGGCCACGCTCGCACGCCCGGTAGGCATCATCGGCTTGGTGGGCCGTAACCCCGCCAACTACCTAATACCACGACGGCCCGTCCCAAGGCGGCCGAAGCCTTTGGTGAAACGCCGATGCCGGCGTCGTCACGTCGCTGGGGATTACCCGCAGTTTCCCGCGGCTATACCCAACCTCGGGGTTGGTTGCCGTCGCCTTACTCACCCTTCCGCCACTGGCCCGGCCGAAGCCGGACCCGTTCGACTTGCATGCCTAATCCACGCCGCCAACGTTCATTCTGAGCCAGGATCAAACCCTTCATGATTAGGTCGTCCCTCGACTCGCCCTCGCGGGCTTCGCCGAAGTCCGGTCCCCATCCGAATGGATTGAGGAAATTTCTACTGTCGCGGCAAGCCCGCCTCCCCCGCTCGCCGCCGCCCCCGAAGGAGCGGCGGATCGTTGAAGAAGCTTCTTGCCGCCGGTCCTTGCGGCCGTCCCGACGTCGTCTTTGGCGACCCCCAGGACCTGGAGGTCGACGACGCCTTCGGTGCCGTCCGCACGCCGGCTCCCCTCAAAGGTTCACTGGCTGACTGGCTTGCTTCTTGCTTTCGTCTGGCTGACGAATTCTTGCAATCAATCGGATTGTCAAAGAGCGTCTCCGGCCCCCGTCCACTCGACGTTTTCGGCCGGTCGAGCCGTCTCTTGCGAGCGTCTCAGCCGGCCGTGTCGTTCAAGGCGACGTTTACTGGCGACAAGGGACATACTACAGGATTCCCGCCGAAGGTCAACAACCCACCGGGAATATGATCCAAATGCCTGCCAAGGATGCGCCGCAAGTCGTTTACTGAAAATTAGTTATGGATCTTGATTTTCTCAACTAACTCACTCGTTGAGAGGGCTCCGGTCGTAGGGGATCAACCAAAGACGCCGCAATTCCCGATGTAGGACCGGAAGAGACCCTCATGAGGGGTTCAGATTGGGCGATATAGATCCGATAAGCCCATGTGTGCGAACCAGCGAAGCATGGAAAGGCCGGGGGGTTCTAGCAGCCATGAGCACCGGATCGACGATCAGGAAGCGTAGTCGATCGTTCCAGGATGGACGGATCGATCCCAATGGGCGTAGCGCGTCGGGGGTTCGTGCACATAAGGAGTATCCCGCGATGGCGGTTGTCACGTACGAGCCGACGCGAACGGACTGGGTCCAGAGCGTGCTCTTCGATCGCGGCTATCTATCCAAGATCCGCGGCGAGGCGATCAAGGTGTACCTCGTGGTCATCGAGGCGGGTGGGGGCGAGCCCGACCGCAGCGTGACGATCAGCCTGAATCAGTTGACGACCCGCACCCGGCTCTCGACGCCGACGGTCATCGACAGCCTCGGCCAGCTCGAGGAGTTGGGGCTGGTGGTCTCGACCACCCGCCAGCGGGGCAAGGTGAAGACCTATTACATCGCCGACCCCCCTGCCCTGACGGCGGGTTGAGGAGGGCCGCCGCGGCGCGGCCGGCGCGCGATGCGTCGGCGGCATCGTCGCGGGTGGGCAGGGTCGGACGGAACGAGCGTTCAAATAGAGCGACACCCGAAGGCAAGGTAGCATCCGGCCATGGCATCGTATTTCTTCAGGGTCGAGCACGATCTGCTCCGGTCCGACGCCTTTCGGTCGCTCGGCGGTTCGGCGATCAAGGTCTATCTGGTGATCGGGCTGTTCTCCGACTTCGGCACCGACTGGGGATACCCGAGCACGCGGACGATCGCCCGCCAGTCGGGCCTGAGTCGGCAGACGGTCATCGACGCCGTCAAGGAGTTGATCGAGGCGGGGCTCCTGGTCGCCAGCAAGTCGAAGGGGCGGTCCACGGCGTACCGGGTCCTTCGCCAGCCCGCGCCCGAGCACCGGCCGACGGGCCCTCGCAAGACGACCAAAACCCGAAAGACCGCCGCGACCGGACCAACCAGACCAGATTCCTTAGATGGGAGCCCGGAAACTGGTCCAGGATCTTTAGTTGACCCCCTCGAAACCGGCCCAAAATCTTTAGTTGGCGCGGTCCAGTTTCTGGACCGGGCCGGCCGTGAGGCTGGGCCCAAACTAGAGACAGGAACGAAAGAAGACACAGCATCGGTCCCGATTCCGGGAACGCCGTTCCGTTTGAGCGCCGAGGGACGGCTCCTTGTTGCTGTTGATTTACACGAGTTGTTGACGAATCAGGGAATCCCCGAAAACCTCGCGCACCGCTTAGTTACGCAGAAAGATCCCGAGGCCGTGGCGAAGGTTTTGCTCAACGCCTTCTACCTTCAAAGCCAGGGTAAGCTGCAAAACGGCCCCGGCTACATCCGCGCGGGGATCGAGGACGGCTACGATCTGCTTCCCCAGGTCGCCACCCGTCTAGAAGGACGTCGTCGGGAGCTTCAAGCCCGGCTTCGCGACATCGAGAATCAGACGCGTCAGTCGCGCGAGGTCGACGCCCGCGAGTCGCAGGAAGCGGCCGTCGCGTATGTGCTCGAACGGCTGCATCCCGATGAGCTGCAACGGCTTACCGCCGCCGCCCTGTCCGCCCTCCCCGAACCCATCGTGAAGCGGAACCCGACCCTCTCCAACCCCTTCGTCCGGGGCAAGGTCTACGAGCTGGCGTGCGGCGATCCGGTTGAGTAAGTCGGTTCCGCTCCAGTGTTTAGGACGATCGATCGAAAACAAGGGGAGAGCAGGCCGTGGCTTGCCTCCCCTTTCTCTTTGCGCCCCTTCCGGATCGTCCCGGCCGGGCGCGACGAATGCGTGTCGCTCGTACTCTATTATTGGCGAGTGCCAATGTGGCAGATGCCGATTTGGCATGTCGTGATTGTGTATGAGGGATGGCAGGCGGCCGCATCTTGGTGCTTCAGGAGCGATCGTTCGGCTAGTCCGGTGACTGCCGATTGCGGTTGCGGGATGTCGCTGGCCGGTTCATGGTGATCGTGGGGCTTGCGCATCACGAGGAGATCCCGGACCTGGCCGAGCAGCCGCCCTTCGACCCGGGCGCGGCGGACCTGCTGCGGGAGGTAGTTGCCGTTCATCGGGCAACTGATCCGCCGCTCGGGGAGGAAGCCGGCGTCGGTCCCGGCGCGGTAGCCGAGGAAAGTGTGATCAATATAGCCAAAGCCTCGGGGCAGGTCCTTCTCGGTCTGGGACGCCAATAAAAGCGTGAAGTAGCCGCCGGGGCGGAGGGCGGCGAAGGCGTCGCGGGCGAGCTGTTCGAGGAACCGGGTCCAGTCGTCGAGGGGGGCCGAGCCGACGCCGTCCTTGTGGTACTTCCGGGCGAGCATCGAGTAGTACGGCGGATCGCAGAAGACGAGGTCGCAACCTTGGGCTTCGGGGAGGAATCCCTGGCGGACGTCGTGGGCCCGGATTTCGGGGCGGCTGGGGTCGAGATCGGAGGCCACGCAGCGTCTTCCCATGGCCTGGGCGACGTCGACCACGGTCCCGCCGCCGGCCATCGGGTCGACGACCAGGGCGCCGGGGGTGGTGAAGTAGAAGAGGGCGTGGGCGACGACGGCGGGGGGGATCGACCCTGGGTAGGGGATGCCGAAGGCTCGGTCGTGGCGGAAGGCCCAGACGTCGTAGGGGGTCGGGCGGAAGTCGCGGCCGAACTGATCGCGACGCCGCAGATCCTTGTAGGCCGCGTGGATGGTCTTGGTCTCGGCGTCGAGCTGGGCGACCCCGGCGATCGCCCGGGCGTCTCCCTCCTGGGCCTTCTTCCAGACCGCGCGGGCCTGGCGGTACAGGTCCTTGCCCCCCAGCCCGATCCGGGCGGCGATCGCGGAGTCGGTGCGTCCGCGACCGCGACCACGCGACTTCGAGGCGGCGGCCGGCTCCGGCTGGGGTTCTCGATCGTCGGAATTCCGACGGTCGGCGTCGGCGTCGTCGAGGGCGAGGCTTTCGACCTTGTCGCTCCATGAGGGGTGGTCGTCGAACTGGAAATCCCAGTCGGTCGACCGGGACGGCTTGGCGGGTCGGCTCTTGAGGTTGCTCAGGCTGCGATCACGGGCGTCGGTCGACCAGATCTCTTCGATCGCGTCGGCCTCGCGCATCAACTGGCTGAACGACTTGCGGCGATAGCGGTTGAATTCGAGGACGGCCGACCGGCGCTCGGCCTCGGTCGCGAACTCGCGGATCACGCAGGGGACGCTCGCGAAGCCCAGCTCGCACGCGCAGGCCAGCCGACGATGCCCCGAAACGACCTCCCACCTGCCCCGGACGCGGCCCGGCGCGACGACCAGGGGATCTAGGATTCCGTGCTCGCGGATGCCGTCGATCAGGCTGTCGGTCTGCGCGTCTGGGTCGCCGTAAATCGATAAACTAAATTGGTTTCGGTCGATATCCTGGACGTCGATGAGGTCCCAGGAGGATTCGTCGGGGGAAGCGGAACGGATGGGAAGGACGGAGGTTGAGCGTGTGGAGGAGAGCATGGTTGGACGTCCTTGTCCAGTATCCAGAGAGAGCCCGGGTGCAGATCGTGTCTGACGAGACGGGCGTGACGACGCGGGTCCTCGCGGGCCGGCGTCGGCAGGGAATCTAGCAGAGCCGGCGTCACCTGTCCATGAGGAGTGACAGCGACGGGGCGGGGGTGGAGAGTCGGTTCGGCCGGAGCCGACCCGTTCGCATGTAGCGATTGCGATGGACGGTTTGGGGAAACATTGCAGAATGACGGGTCTTGGAACAGACCCTTAAAGCAAGCGATGCGATCGGGCGGTTTGTGCTGGGAGCCGGCCGCCGATCGGGCGTTTGAGGGTGGTTCGAGAATCCGGGTTGGCTTTTCCGACGAGCAGGGAGGTTCGCCGTGACGCCGATTCCAGGGGGGAGACCCCACTTCACTGAAGGCTGGGGACAGGACGGTCCCCGGACGTGGCGGCGCGACGACCCTTCCGTGGTCGACCCGTCGGGCGCTGGCTTTCCGGTCATGTCGGTGGTCGTTCCGGCCAGGAACGAGGCCGAAAGCCTGCCGCAGCTCGTCGGCGAGATAGCATCGGCCCTGCGGCCGCTGTGCGCCGACTGCGAGGATCGGCGGTTCCGCCTGGGAGGGTTCGAGATCCTGATCGTCAACGACGGCTCGACCGACCGGACGCCGGAGGTCCTTGAGGGGCTGCGCGCGGCGTATCCCGAGCTGCGCGAGGTCAGGCTGCGGACGAACGTCGGGCAGTCGGGGGCGACGGCGGCGGGTTTTCGGGCTGCGCAAGGGGCGTGGATCGCCACACTCGACGCTGACTTGCAGAACGATCCCGCCGATCTGGAAGCCTTGTGGCGGAAGCTGCCCGGGCACGACGTCGCGCTCGGCTGGCGGGTGAAGCGGCGGGATACGTGGTTCCGGCGGGTGGTGAGCCGGTGGGCGAACCGGGTTCGGAACGCGGTGCTCGGCCAGTCGATCCGCGACACCGGGTGCTCGGTGCGGATCTTTCCGCGCCAGCTGGCGTTACGGCTGCCGCTGTTCCACGGCTCGCACCGGTTTCTTGGGCCGTTGTTGATTCGCGAAGGGGCGAGAGTCGTCCAGTCGGCCGTCAATCATCGCGCGCGGCCGCATGGAAGCTCGCACTACAATTTCCGGAACCGGTCGTTCCGGGTGGTCGTCGACCTGCTGGGCGTCTCGTGGTTGATGCGTCGCCCGTTGCGGTATGAGGTAGTCTCGGCCGAGTCGCCCGCCGTCGACCATCACCGCGCGGAGACGTCCGTCAGGCGATACGCCGAAGACCGCGCCTGAGGACGAAGCGGTCCTGGTTGAGTTGAAGCGTCTCACTTCCTTTCGCGCGACTCGTGTTTGAGTACTCCCTTCATGTCGAGTTTTTCGTTCTGGCTGACGGTCGGCTTTGTAGGTCAGGGCTTTTTCACGGCGCGGTTCCTCGTGCAGTGGCTGGCTTCCGAGAAGGAACGCGCCGTGGTGGTGCCTTCGGCCTTCTGGTGGCTCAGCATTGTGGGGGGGGCCGCCCTGCTCTCCTACGCCGTTCACCGACGCGATCCGGTCATCATCGTGGGCCAGTCGATGGGGCTGTTCGTCTACGCGCGGAACCTGATGCTGGAGGAGAAGAGGCGGAAGCGGGCCGGTCGCGCCAGGGGGGCGTTTGGTCCGCCCGCTCCGCATTTCCACGCCGTCGATCGCGGCGAGCACGAAGTCTCCCTTGCAACGAGGGGGCCGCGCGACGATCGCGCCGACGGATCGGCGCGGATGTAGCGAACGAGCGGATCGTCTTGCCGGGGCGGCTTCGTCGTGGTTGAGAACCGCTCAGCGCGGGGCGGCGGACACGTCGATAGCCCCATTTTGTGGTCGGTGGGCGGGCGTCGAAACGCATCGACGTGGGAGGCTCGCCGAGTAATTGGATCGGAACCGCGGTTCGCGAGGAATGCGCCGCTGTTGCGTTCTTGGTTGGGTCGTGTGGTCGAGCCCGCCGTCGACCCGTCGCGATCCCCTGCGCAGGTGCCGAATGCTTGATCGCGTCTTCCGATCGTTGCGAGAGCGCCGCCGGGCCCGGGCGAGACGAGAGCGAGCTTCGCTGCGCCCGCTCGTCCGCGACGTGCTGGAGCCGCGCGTGGTCCTGAGCGGGCTGACCGGGGCGTCGGACGTCGCGATGCTGTCGGCCACGACGACCGATTCGCAAGGGGTGACGGTCGAGTACCAGATCGGGGCGACGGCCGGAGCCTCGCAGCCACTTGAGTTCGGCGTCTACCGTTCAGCGGACGCGCAGTTCGACGCCTCCGACGTCTTGCTCGGCTCGTGGACGGCCGACGCCGGCTTGTCGGACGCGGCGGCGGGCTCGCACCAGGTGACGATCCCCGTGGCCGGCGGCCTGCCGATCGACACGGCGAGGCCGTACGTGCTGGTCGTCGCGAACCCGAACGACGCCGGGGCGACGACCGACCCGGGCCGGACCGCCTCGTTCCGCACGTACGTGATCGGGGTCGTGTCGCACGGCGGACTCGTCCACACGAGCTGGAAGTACGCTCCCCCTTGGGCCCTCCAGACGGCGAAGCTGATGCAGTGGCAGGGCTACGACGCGGCGTTCCCGTTCAACTGGGCGAGCGACAGCCGCACGGCGGGGCGAGCCGCGCGGCAGGGGCCGAAGCTGGCCCGGCAGATCAACGCCATCGCCGAGCAGTTCCCCGCGTCGGCGGTCGTCGACCTGCACGTGATCGGCCACAGCGAAGGGGCGATGGTCAACAGCCTGGCTCTGTCGACGCTGGCGAAGTCGGCCGCGCCTCAGTTGCAGAGGGGCTTCGTCCAGGACACGATGCTCGACCCGCACGCCGCCAACAACAATTCGCCGGGTCAGCTCAGCGCGTCGAACACGATCATGGGCGCGATCGCCAGGGTCGTCACCACCAGCTTCCAGGCCGACGCCGACGATCCGGCCGTGTTCGTGCCGGCCAACGTCGATGAGACCGAGGTCTTCTACCAGCACACGCTGGCGAAGAACACCCACGGGGGCGACTACAACCTCTGGGGCCAGGTGCCGGTCCCCAACCTCAGCGCCCATCCGATCCACTACTACAACTTGACGGCGACCGGGGCGTCGCATTCGGGGCTGTACGGCGTGCAGCTCTGGTATCGCAACTTCGTCGCGACGACCCTCCACAACCAGGCGCCGCTGGTCGAGGCGCTCCGGCTGGAAGGTGGGATCGTCAATGCCTCGCCCTCGCCGGAAGTTCCGACGAGCCGCGTCCAGGAGCTTCGCCAGGCGAACTGGGGAGCCGTTCAGACCATCGACGGCGACCAGCCCACGTTCTCCGGCACGGCCGCGCCGGGCTCGACGTTGCGGCTCTACGTCGGCCCGACCGGCGACCTGACCAAGGTCGGCCTCCTGGGAACCGCCACGGCCGGCGACGACGGGACCTGGACTGTCACGACCCACCGCCCCCTGCCCGACGGCCGCTACCGCGCCGTCGTCATGGCCTACTCGCGAGCCCTCCACACCCGCCCCGCGTACGCCGTCGTCCCCATGGCCCCGATGGGCCGATTCGTGATCGGGAAGGATTAGCGAGTGGCGCGGTTGGCGATTCGGGCTCGGATTTAGTCGTGGTTGCGTTGGATCGCTCGCCCGGGGAGAATGCTTCGAGGAAGCGACGCACGCCCCGTGGCCTGGAGATGATCGTGACGGACCGCCGCAAGCT contains:
- a CDS encoding glycosyltransferase family 2 protein; this encodes MTPIPGGRPHFTEGWGQDGPRTWRRDDPSVVDPSGAGFPVMSVVVPARNEAESLPQLVGEIASALRPLCADCEDRRFRLGGFEILIVNDGSTDRTPEVLEGLRAAYPELREVRLRTNVGQSGATAAGFRAAQGAWIATLDADLQNDPADLEALWRKLPGHDVALGWRVKRRDTWFRRVVSRWANRVRNAVLGQSIRDTGCSVRIFPRQLALRLPLFHGSHRFLGPLLIREGARVVQSAVNHRARPHGSSHYNFRNRSFRVVVDLLGVSWLMRRPLRYEVVSAESPAVDHHRAETSVRRYAEDRA
- a CDS encoding lipid-A-disaccharide synthase N-terminal domain-containing protein, with translation MSSFSFWLTVGFVGQGFFTARFLVQWLASEKERAVVVPSAFWWLSIVGGAALLSYAVHRRDPVIIVGQSMGLFVYARNLMLEEKRRKRAGRARGAFGPPAPHFHAVDRGEHEVSLATRGPRDDRADGSARM
- a CDS encoding helix-turn-helix domain-containing protein, which encodes MASYFFRVEHDLLRSDAFRSLGGSAIKVYLVIGLFSDFGTDWGYPSTRTIARQSGLSRQTVIDAVKELIEAGLLVASKSKGRSTAYRVLRQPAPEHRPTGPRKTTKTRKTAATGPTRPDSLDGSPETGPGSLVDPLETGPKSLVGAVQFLDRAGREAGPKLETGTKEDTASVPIPGTPFRLSAEGRLLVAVDLHELLTNQGIPENLAHRLVTQKDPEAVAKVLLNAFYLQSQGKLQNGPGYIRAGIEDGYDLLPQVATRLEGRRRELQARLRDIENQTRQSREVDARESQEAAVAYVLERLHPDELQRLTAAALSALPEPIVKRNPTLSNPFVRGKVYELACGDPVE
- a CDS encoding Ig-like domain-containing protein, which encodes MLDRVFRSLRERRRARARRERASLRPLVRDVLEPRVVLSGLTGASDVAMLSATTTDSQGVTVEYQIGATAGASQPLEFGVYRSADAQFDASDVLLGSWTADAGLSDAAAGSHQVTIPVAGGLPIDTARPYVLVVANPNDAGATTDPGRTASFRTYVIGVVSHGGLVHTSWKYAPPWALQTAKLMQWQGYDAAFPFNWASDSRTAGRAARQGPKLARQINAIAEQFPASAVVDLHVIGHSEGAMVNSLALSTLAKSAAPQLQRGFVQDTMLDPHAANNNSPGQLSASNTIMGAIARVVTTSFQADADDPAVFVPANVDETEVFYQHTLAKNTHGGDYNLWGQVPVPNLSAHPIHYYNLTATGASHSGLYGVQLWYRNFVATTLHNQAPLVEALRLEGGIVNASPSPEVPTSRVQELRQANWGAVQTIDGDQPTFSGTAAPGSTLRLYVGPTGDLTKVGLLGTATAGDDGTWTVTTHRPLPDGRYRAVVMAYSRALHTRPAYAVVPMAPMGRFVIGKD
- a CDS encoding ParB N-terminal domain-containing protein; amino-acid sequence: MLSSTRSTSVLPIRSASPDESSWDLIDVQDIDRNQFSLSIYGDPDAQTDSLIDGIREHGILDPLVVAPGRVRGRWEVVSGHRRLACACELGFASVPCVIREFATEAERRSAVLEFNRYRRKSFSQLMREADAIEEIWSTDARDRSLSNLKSRPAKPSRSTDWDFQFDDHPSWSDKVESLALDDADADRRNSDDREPQPEPAAASKSRGRGRGRTDSAIAARIGLGGKDLYRQARAVWKKAQEGDARAIAGVAQLDAETKTIHAAYKDLRRRDQFGRDFRPTPYDVWAFRHDRAFGIPYPGSIPPAVVAHALFYFTTPGALVVDPMAGGGTVVDVAQAMGRRCVASDLDPSRPEIRAHDVRQGFLPEAQGCDLVFCDPPYYSMLARKYHKDGVGSAPLDDWTRFLEQLARDAFAALRPGGYFTLLLASQTEKDLPRGFGYIDHTFLGYRAGTDAGFLPERRISCPMNGNYLPQQVRRARVEGRLLGQVRDLLVMRKPHDHHEPASDIPQPQSAVTGLAERSLLKHQDAAACHPSYTITTCQIGICHIGTRQ